A region of Papilio machaon chromosome 14, ilPapMach1.1, whole genome shotgun sequence DNA encodes the following proteins:
- the LOC123721671 gene encoding uncharacterized protein LOC123721671, whose translation FVFQVVASGRSEAPVIPETAGGFRRLLDPYVTTYRQKHRLYTPDDQYGIGAKDHITFYAESNIPKVRGFGPKFKEIWMPLEAKVHRAVYDRSHVKKEYHEVAACHNPVNNLKGVFQSETKKQYTPPFASQLASWSHGEEYFLAPYPPNPYQTNIAPFMYCSDYCHISQGTKPCIVIDQLAHDMTPHKLCKQRFSVSRGW comes from the exons TTTGTGTTCCAGGTGGTTGCCTCTGGTAGGAGTGAGGCACCAGTGATACCAGAGACCGCTGGTGGGTTCCGTCGTCTGCTTGACCCGTACGTGACCACCTACCGCCAGAAGCATCGCCTGTATACACCGGACGACCAGTACGGGATCGGCGCAAAAGACCATATCACCTTTTATGCAGAGTCTAACATTCCTAAG GTTCGAGGATTTGGTCCTAAGTTTAAAGAGATATGGATGCCATTGGAGGCTAAAGTTCACAGAGCTGTGTACGATAGAAGTCACGTCAAAAAAGAGTACCATGAAGTCGCGGCCTGCCACAACCCAGTCAATAATCTCAAAGG GGTCTTTCAGTCAGAAACGAAGAAGCAATACACGCCACCGTTCGCGTCCCAACTCGCGTCTTGGAGTCATGGAGAGGAATACTTCCTGGCTCCATATCCCCCGAATCCCTATCAGACGAATATCGCTCCATTCATGTATTGCAGCGACTATTGTCATATCTCTCAGGGTACTAAGCCATGCATTGTCATTGACCAACTGGCCCACGACATGACACCCCATAAGCTTTGCAAACAAAGATTTAGCGTTTCTAGGGGCTggtaa
- the LOC106719801 gene encoding uncharacterized protein LOC106719801: protein MDPVRPNNSEMKEQIGSNQAEHTNMIPPNRSEQKHYCTYMCQTNRIKPSSDQERVFKGCCVRPSRELIEQVMEDEPKLVERTQGLCDNLDTTNTECLREADLSTGYASTTTLENSEFSDEKTTDEGENPNLLHLTKMQWLTDSQTDSTDSRSSTPPISRSVSFAVPESSDSEGDMKGCVSFGEKCLSTILRLDKEHNMFGLSNITIVDSKMLKKSRKDDKDPAFPQTTIIQLLCCEKKCCHKCGKCYSCTDPFCSSCKSCGIVCSLPCTLPCVVSARSSRALPCPKPSIRITPCGSPCGRRCRSPCRSPCFPPCRSPCSSPCRSPCSPPCRSPCRSPCARPSKIPFLKPTPCKIPCGTCCDNPPCMICCYKGRIKCKRVPCAKPRCLMDCNTRYGMKISLKRKPKFEPSPVEITPRSSCILKKPVAARSCHHLPRCSPPSSCFPYLMPCFWPPRASAPCNNPSRCFHNPPCLPPRRRKSPIPSQYSCTRDKKCLDETKNSICPNPTCPGKNETFKAEIEKRFGKGK from the exons atggaTCCAGTAAGACCAAACAATAGCGAAATGAAAGAACAAATCGGCTCTAACCAAGCTGAACACACCAATATGATACCACCCAACCGCTCcgaacaaaaacattattgcACCTATATGTGCCAAACTAATCGTATCAAGCCATCTTCGGACCAGGAGAGAGTCTTCAAAGGATGCTGCGTAAGACCTTCCCGCGAACTTATTGAACAA GTAATGGAGGATGAACCAAAACTCGTTGAAAGAACTCAAGGCTTATGCGATAATTTAGATACAACAAATACGGAATGCCTCAGAGAGGCCGATTTATCAACAGGATAC GCTTCAACTACGACATTGGAAAATAGCGAATTTTCTGACGAAAAAACAACTGATGAAGGCGAAAATCCTAATTTATTGCATTTGACAAAAATGCAATGGCTCACTGATAGTCAAACCGATTCCACCGATTCCAG ATCAAGTACACCACCTATTTCACGGAGCGTATCTTTTGCCGTCCCAGAATCGAGTGATTCTGAAGGAGACATGAAGGGCTGCGTCAGCTTTGGAGAGAAGTGTCTCTCGACGATCTTACGATTGGACAAGGAACACAATATGTTTGGTTTGTCCAATATTACCATCGTCGATTCTAAAATGCTGAAGAAATCCCGTAAAGACGATAAGGACCCAGCATTTCCTCAAACAACTATCATACAACTGCTTTGCTGCGAGAAAAAATGTTGTCACAAG TGCGGAAAGTGTTACAGCTGCACCGATCCATTTTGTTCGTCATGCAAGTCGTGTGGGATAGTGTGCTCACTGCCCTGCACATTGCCCTGTGTTGTATCTGCACGATCTAGTAGAGCTCTACCATGTCCTAAACCGAGTATAAGAATAACGCCTTGCGGGTCACCTTGCGGCAGACGTTGCAGAAGTCCATGCAGAAGTCCGTGCTTTCCGCCATGCAGAAGTCCATGCTCTTCGCCATGCAGAAGTCCATGCTCTCCGCCATGCAGAAGTCCATGCAGATCTCCATGCGCTAGGCCGTCCAAAATACCGTTCCTTAAGCCAACGCCTTGTAAAATACCATGTGGGACGTGCTGt GACAACCCACCATGCATGATTTGC tgcTACAAGGGCAGGATAAAGTGTAAG CGAGTGCCCTGTGCTAAACCAAGATGCTTGATGGACTGTAATACTCGTTACGGCATGAAg ATCTCATTGAAGCGAAAACCAAAGTTTGAACCGTCTCCG GTCGAGATAACGCCACGATcaagttgtattttaaaaaag CCCGTAGCTGCCAGGTCCTGCCATCACTTGCCGCGTTGTTCACCACCATCTTCTTGCTTTCCGTATTTAATGCCTTGTTTCTGGCCTCCGCGAGCGAGCGCGCCGTGCAACAATCCCTCCCGTTGCTTCCACAACCCGCCCTGTCTTCCGCCACGGAGGAGAAAGTCACCAATACCTTCGCAATATTCATGCACCCGC gATAAGAAATGCCTGGATGAAACTAAAAATTCGATATGTCCTAACCCGACGTGTCCTGGg aaaaacgAAACATTCAAAGCGGAGATAGAAAAAAGATTTGGAAAaggcaaataa